AATCAATTATGAACATTTAGCATATAGCACCTTATTCAGATTGCTTTTGAAGCTATACAGAAATACAGTAGTTATGTatttcgtttaaaaaaaaaaaaaattatacattTCCGTACAATGTTTTAGTGCTTGAGTGGGATTCCAGAGTGATTCAGATTGACCTTTCCTCAATTGGATTTGCTCAACTCCTGTGTCCTCCCTCCTCCAGCCTCTCTGGCCTCCTTTTGAAAAAGGTTCAAGGTAATCGTGGAGAGGTGGCGAGGAGAGGGAATGTGGATGAAAATGCGCTCGTATGAAATGAGACTCTCCTTCTCCAATCATGAGTCATCAAGCAAATGACTTTTAAAGGGTGGAATCCCCAAATAAATGTATAAAGTGATCAAAACAACTGTAGCCAGTCGTGCAAGACATGTTGTAGATAAAAGGATAAGTAGCATATcgtttttaaatgtttgcatgATTTTCTCCTTTGAGAAAAAAATTGCTGATTCAAAGCGGGTATGGCATATTTCAAAGCTCCTCCTCAAAGGACTCAGGTATGATACACTTGTGCTTCCTTGCCAAAAGGAGGCTACCATTTTTCTACGAACAAGTTGACACACTCCTCGACCACGAGACCACTTATATTTCCAGGTcacagaagagagagggcagaggtgCGAGGGTGGAGGACGGACTTTCCCCAAATGAGGAAATGCCCTTGTTCTTTGATCAGTCCAATTTAAGATAGCAGTTGGCTCCTCTTTGTTCGCCCCACactttccttcctcctcccccgcCTGCATCCGACTGGTCCCCTtccaccctgtccctgtccatcCGTAACCGCAGCGTGTTGCGTATAACCAGTCGCTCCGTCATGAAAGATGCACAAAACCAGGGCAGGGCGTACTCCGCTGTGATCAACCCCATAAAGTTATACTGAAAATGGGAATAATCCCAGGGACAGGCGTCGAACTGGGTCAACAACAGCCCTGTACCGAACTCCCAGATATACGTCCATAGGGTATAGATGAGGCATCGCAGCAGCACGGGGCAACGGAGAGCTCGGAGGGCCAGGTACATGTGCTCCACGATGAGGATGCAGGTCCCGTAGATTAGCAGAGCCCATACACTGGTCACACCAGGAAACTTCCAGTTGCGGTTGACCACGAACTCCCAGGCGGCGGTGAACATGACCTCGCAGAAGTAGCCGTGGATGGCGTACAGGTACCAGCGAGACAGGACCGTCAGAGGCACTGGTGGAGGTGCCGGGGTTGCCATTGCGGTGGGCGCGATTTGGAATTACGCCCTCGCGATAAGGCAGTCCTGCCTGAGAGACGGAGGCCGAAATGTCGCCCTCAGACCACAAGGATTTCCTCTTGGTCTAATGGTTGGTTTGGCGTGCCATACTGTAGGTCTAGTTCAACGACACCCGTTACACCATGGCGACCGCCCCTCGCCCTTTATCTAGTGGAGGAGAAGCGTAGGtctgtgggagagagaaaggacagaaaaGTGAGTTAGTCAGTTTGGTGTTACGTCAAATGCCTACCGTATGCATGTGGGGCAAAGGAAAGTGTTTCATAAGGGCAATACTACACTCTTAGAGAGAAAAACAAGGTGCTAAGTCAAACCATACTGGGCCTCTTTGAATTGTCCCTATAAGGGAAGCCTTAGAACCCTATGCAATCTAGAGCACTCTATATAGGGTTCTTCAAAGAACAACCTGCACATAGTTCtacctagaaccctctatgaaggCTTCTGCCTAGAACCCTCTGTGAAGGGTTCTACCGAGAACCCTTTTATCTTTGGACGGTTCTTCCCAGAACCCTCTATGAAGAGTTCCACCAGCCTTATTCGCCTTTAATATCATAAGGCCTTTTTTTTAGGGCCTATTTATAACCTAAGCCTGCTGGCTTGTAAAGGGATGTGTAATTCCTATAGGAAGCCAGACAGAACTGGGATATCCAACAAGTGGAATTGTTCATCAACCGCAACCTGCACTCCGAATGGCTGCCAGGGTAGGGAAGATTGAATACTGAGACTAACCCAATCATTTAAACTGGAACATCCACCTCAGTATCGGGTGCAATATATCCAACAGATTGGATTCGTTTAGAAAACTGTGTTacttatctttgtgtagcatacaAATGTATCAAccatcaatgtacatgcaaaaataCTGATATTATAGTCAAATAAACTATTCTGAAAATctccctgcaatagagcatgctgggaaatattagATATgattctatgtagaacccttcttgccttctaaagaatcatcaaagaaccctttCTCCCAAAAACGGTTCCCAGGATGTTaaaggttctaggtagaaccctttaccTTCCAAAAAGGGATCTTCTGATCAAAACAGAACCCCATCCCTCTGCAAATAActgttttggaacccttttttctaagagtatatGGAAACTACGCAGACTGCTAATGATTAACCTTCAGATGACATGAGGCCTCTTAGATATCCCTTCCAACATTGTTGGCTGCTGGTACAAGGTCTTAATCTGACCACTTGACATTTGAATTAATGCCAGCTTGCATTTCTTTCCATGCCAGTTTGCAATATTAGAACCCGTGAGAATCAACGACTGATCATAAAGGAGTAGGTTGAAGTGGCCTCTAGAgcctgatcttgggtcagtttcgCATTTCCCCCAccagtggttaaggttaggatttgtCGTGGATCTGTAACTAGAGAAAACTTCACTC
This sequence is a window from Oncorhynchus gorbuscha isolate QuinsamMale2020 ecotype Even-year linkage group LG17, OgorEven_v1.0, whole genome shotgun sequence. Protein-coding genes within it:
- the tmem229b gene encoding transmembrane protein 229b, producing the protein MATPAPPPVPLTVLSRWYLYAIHGYFCEVMFTAAWEFVVNRNWKFPGVTSVWALLIYGTCILIVEHMYLALRALRCPVLLRCLIYTLWTYIWEFGTGLLLTQFDACPWDYSHFQYNFMGLITAEYALPWFCASFMTERLVIRNTLRLRMDRDRVEGDQSDAGGGGGRKVWGEQRGANCYLKLD